A region of Pirellulales bacterium DNA encodes the following proteins:
- a CDS encoding IS4 family transposase translates to SHCQALLKRIAECNVGDRPGRIEPRELKRRRHGYKLMQEPREKLRAHLARRN, encoded by the coding sequence TTTCGCACTGCCAGGCGCTGTTGAAACGGATCGCCGAATGCAACGTCGGCGATCGTCCCGGCCGCATCGAGCCGCGCGAACTCAAACGACGTCGCCACGGCTACAAGCTCATGCAAGAGCCTCGCGAAAAGCTTCGCGCGCATCTCGCGCGA